In the Bos mutus isolate GX-2022 chromosome 15, NWIPB_WYAK_1.1, whole genome shotgun sequence genome, GTAAAAGCATTTTTTGTTCTTTGAGAGTTCAGGGAAGAAATTTTAAGACAAATTACTTAGACACCGTATAGAATTCTGATTTTAATATGtgcctttttcctctttttaaaaaactgtggtaaaataaACATAACTAAATGTTACCATTTTacccattttaaagtatacaatttagtGACATTAAGTACATATACAAAgtacagccatcaccactatttccagaactttttcatcgtCCCAAACAGaaagtttatatataaaacaatgaattcctgatccccttctcctgtcaTTGCCTGGTAACTTctattctactttctatctctaaatTTGCTTATTCTAGGTATCTCAAGTAGAAGGGATCTTAATATGTGTCCttttctctctggcttatttcacttagcataatgttttcaaggttcatttatgTATCACATGTCAGAATTTCATATCTTTTTAAGGATGAGTAATAcctcattgtgtatatatatatgtatatacacacacatatatatatataccccattttgtttatccattcatcccttaatggacatttgggttgtttccaccttttgcctattgtgaataatgctgctgttaACACTGATGCACAAGTAGTCTGTTTGAattcctgctttcagttcttttgggtatgtaCTAGAAGTTCAGTGCTTGGAATATCTGGTAATCTTCTGTCTAACTGTACTAATGACTTTTGACagtttgattataatgtgtcttggtgtgggtcCCTGAATTTATCCTAACTAGGGTTTATTGAGCTGCTTGGTATAGTAGATTCACATCTTTTGTTaaattggggaagttttcagccattattacTTCAGATAATGATTTTGCtgctttccctcttttccttctgggatgtCTATGTTGCATTTGTCAGTCCACATTATTAGTGTCTCAACGGGTCCTTTAGGCTTTGTTCACTTTTCTTCatcctattttttcctctaatcTTAGTTGTCTTATGTTCcagttcatttattctttcttcttcctcaacTTTGCTGTTGAGCCCCTCtagtgaaattttcatttcacttattgcTCTTTCCAGCTCTAGAATGtctggttccttttatttctatgtCTTTGTTGATAGTCTGATTTTGTTACTACAAAATCTTTGTTACTACATTGTTTGCCTTTAGCTCTTTGGTTATGTTTAAGACAGTTGTTTTAATGTCTGTCTAGAAAGTCTGATGGCTGAGTTTCTCTGGAGCGGTTTTTGTCAGTTTATCTTGTACCTTTgaatgttttcttgtttctttataaTGCTTGTGATATTTGTTGTTGAAACATTCTGAGacatttccaaaatgtttttgcAGTGAAGTCTGCTCTTCAGAGTATGTTCAGTTAATGTTCTGATAGCTTTCCTAGGTCTTTGCAGATTGGCTCTGTGCTAGGACACTCTCATACTTCTCCAGGCTTGCTCTGAGCCTAAGCAATGTGATGGttgattttatgtgtcaactggCTAGGCCATAGTATCTAGATATTTGATCAAACACTAAATAGATCTATGAAGGTATTTCTTTAGATGAAATTAGCATTTAAATTTATTGACTTTGAGTAAATCAGATCATCCTCCAAAATGTGGGtagcctcatccaatcagttaaaGTCCTTAAGAGGAAGAAGACTGTGGTCCTCTGAGAAAGAAGGACTTCTGCCTCCAGACTGCCATTGGACTGATCTACAATATCTGCTCTTCTCTGGGTCCCCATCCTGGTGGCTTACTCTGCCAATTTTGGATTTCCCAGTTCcatagttttatatatgtgtatatatagagaaGGGGGAGAGATAATGGTTGACCATTGAACAGCATGAGTTTTAAGTGCATGAGCCCACTTATATTTGGATTTCTTCAGTAAATATGACAGTTCTGTACAATCTGTGTTTGGTTGAATCTGGATGTGGAACCATGGATGTATCATGGGACTTGAACATCCATGGATTTTCATATCCTTGGTATGTCCTAGAACAAATCCttgcattgttcaagggttaaGGGAATATATAGATAAgatagtatatgtgtgtgtatatatatacacacacaccttattTTCTCTGGAGAATGAGAGCCCTGACTAATAAAGTTTTTGGTACTGAAAATGGTTCTATTGGAATGAAGATGAATTTCCTGAATTGGTTATCTAATTTGATGAGATTTAAGCATGACTTCTCAGTAGTGAAGAGAGCTCTGATAGCCCATGGGGTGATGTGGCAATAGAGATGCAGAATACCATCACTGGATATTCCTAATCAAATACAAGGGGCAAGGGTCTGGGTTACCGTGTATGTGTTCTGCTTCAGGGATATATCAGCTCTCCAGCCCAGTATCGTAATTAATAGTTCATCTTGATCACTTTTCCTTTCCACGGTACATCACACTGCTCCATTACATTGAGGTACAGGTTGGACCTAGTGAGCGAAAAGAAGCAGCTACTATAGACTTACCAGTACGACGTTTGTGTATCAGAGTAATAAGTCTGACAAAAATTAAGGCACCTCTATCAGTGAAATTTCTAGGGGTCACTGATATGAGGCATGTTGAGGTATTCTTTCCATGGTAAGGGATAAATTGTTCTGACTCCTCTTACAATCAAAAGAGGCATAAAGCCTAGTGGTCCTCTATGGACTTTGGAGACAAAATGGTAACATACTCCTCATTTGGGTGTGTTATTTTGACCCATTTACTGTATGACCCTAAAAGCTGCTAGTTTTGAGTGGGGCCCAGAACAAAGAAGGCTCTGCAACATGTCCAACCTGTCATGCAACCTACTCAAATATCAGTAACCATCCTCTTTCGATCCCTTGAGAGAGACAGCTTTTGGCTGCTACTTGCTGTGCCTCAAGACTGCTTAACTAAAGACCATCAAGTTCCTATGCAGCCTGAACTGCTATCATGAACTGGGTATTATCTGCCCACAAAACCTAAAGTTGGCATGTGTAGTAGCATTACATAGCATCATCAAATGGAAGTTGTATATACAAGCCTGGCCTCAAGCAGGCCCTGGATGCACAAGTAATCTACTGAAGAAGTGGCCCAAATGCCCATCACTCCTGCTTCTCTCCCAGCCTGCACCATGGCCTCATGGGACATTCCATATAATCAgttgacagaggaagagaaaacttGGGTGGTTTACAGCTGGTTCTGCACAGTacaggacaccttttttggggaCATCCCTAAAGGACACTCCATTCCATAGATGACAGTTATGGAGATCTTTCAAGTAGGGGTGACTTAGATAAATCACACTGGGTACTATGGGAAGAGTGTCCTGACCAATGGGTTTGGGTCAAGGTCAAGTACAGATAAGGCCTAGTCTGGCCTTTGGATGAAATTGGGTCCCAAGAGAAGACCTGGTTTGGTGGTCTCTGACTGCTGGGCCCCTTGGCTGGACTTGAACTCTTTAGGCTAGACTGGACACCTGGGATAGGTCTGACCTGTGTGCCCGTGTCAGATGGGGATATCAGGCAGAGCCTCACCTGTGTTTGGAACTGCCTGAACTCTGGAATCCAGCCTGTGTGCTTGCATTAGACTGGACCTAGGCATCAAGACTGACCTGGATATTTGGTCAGACTGGGCTTCATGTCAAGTCTTATGCCATATTTGGGACTGATTGGGCACCAGGGAAGGGTCTGTCCAGTATTGTTTCAAACTGTGTGTTCAGGGCAAATGATTATCTGCATGACTTTATAGAACTTCCAGTGGAGCTCCATATATCCAAGTATTTACTGGGGACTTTCTCAGGAGTCAGGGAGAAGAGGACAGAGAAATGAAACTAACAGCGATAAATAgggaaaaacaattttattattaGATTGAAAACAGCATTCTAAGGATTCAAAAAGGAATAGTTTACCAACAGTGAACCCGCTGTTGAGCCTGTAATCTCAGGAAATTCCAGCCCGTCCCTCAGTACTGCCTGTTTATCTCTTGTTCCCAGAGGTCACAGCCCCAGTCTCCCATATTGAGGAAGTTCACCCTGGCAGTTTCCCTTTCACTCTAGTATTTTGCAGCCTCTCTGGCTTCTCCCTAACTTCCCGGGCTACTTCCTTTCCACAGAGCATCTTTTCTATATGTTGCCGGATCTCTCTGGTCCTCACCCCGTAAATGACTGGATTCAAGGTTCCTGGGAGCAGCAAATAGATGGCACTGAGGAGGTTCTGGACATCCTGAGACACAGTCTTGGCTACTCGGAACACGATGGAAGTGGAGAGACCAGAGAGGTAGATGGTGAGGATGACCAGTAAGTGGGAGCCGCACGTGTGCAAGGCCTTGGCTCGGGCTCCCCCGGAAGATATCCGGAAGGCAGCATAGATGATGCGGGTGTAGGAGGTCCCCAGCAGGGCTAGATCAAAGCTCACAGTGGCCAACCGCATGGCCAGCCCCAAATGGTTGTTGAAGGTCAAGTCTCCACAAGCTATACTCAGCAGTGCAATGTACTCGCAGGTGAAATGTCAGATCACTGCTGTCCGGCAAAATCGAGCTCGTGAGGTTAGCACCACCAAGGGCACTGCCACTCCCAAGCTCCGTGTCAGGGTGAAAAAGGCCAGCACACCCAGCAAATGGGAGGTCATCAGATCACTGTAGCGGAGTGggtggcagatggccacatagcggtctaGGGCCATGGCCAGCAGGAGGTTGTAGTCCAGAAGGAGAGTGAAGTAGATGAAGAACATCTGGGCCAGGCAGCCATGCAGTGATATGGGATTAGCATAATGCACAAAGCCTTCCAGCATTTTGGGCATCACCGTTGTAGCAGCACAGATGTTAACAGCCAGGAGCAGGGCAATGAGCACGTACATGGGCTGGTGCAGGCTCTGCTGGGCTGCCACTGTGTGGATGACCAGGGCGTTGGCAGAGATGATGGTCACATAGAGGAAAGTAAGAGGCAGGACCAGGAAGGGCCTCCACTCTGACAGTCCAGGAAAGCCCACCAGGAAGAAGTTGGTGTAGGAAATGTTGGGGGTGCTGGTATTTCCATCCTCACTCATTGGCTTTGGCCCTGGGCTGGCCCCAGAAGTGGGGATCAGAGACTGTTAGAACAAAATGGTCAGTGAAGAAAGCCGATTTCTATTGCTATTTTGAGGCCTGAGGGGTTTGTGATGAAGATCCACCTCTTCATGTATCTATGGCCATATCTATGGCCACTCTTTGGGGCAACAGACAGGTATTGTGTCAGACGTAATGGGAgctacaaagatgaaaaagacattCTTTGTCTTCAGGGAGCTCTTAGATTATGTACATGAGGTATAAACTTACAAGATACTGtttatcaggacttccctggtggtccagtggctaagactctgagcttccaatgcagggggcccaggtttgactcctggtctgggaactagatacTCTTTCTGTGATATTCCTGATATTCGATTGCTGAGTAAAAAGGCTCAGAGGAAAGTAGGTATGGTgtaggagagaagaaaaaggagtgaTGGCCCAGAGGCACTAAAAAGGATGAAGAAGATCCTTGATTAGGAGGAAGAAAAGTATATGAAGAATCTTTGGTCTAGGAAACCTGGGAAGGACCAAGTAGGGGTTTTGGGGAGTGAGGAAAATaccaggctcatctatccatgggattctctaggcaagagtactggagcgggtggccatgcccttctccaggggaccttcccaacccagggaaggtcccctggattggcaagcaggttcttgaccactagcaccgcctggggaGCCCCCACATTGGGTCTAAGAAACCTGGGAAGGACCATGTAGGGGTTTATTGGAGTGAAGCACCGGTGAGGAATGACGGTCTCCCTTTTGTGCCTGGGGTACACTCTATGTCAAGGATAGAGGAAGCTGCTGAGCAGAACTTCTGTCTTCTTGGACACAAAGCATGGGCCACAGAGACTTGTCTCTTCCTAAGACCCTCTCGACTGGCTGAGGGGCCTCTTTCCTGGGCTTGCCCCCAGTGGATAATGCTTGCTTTCCTTTCAGAATGTGCGTTCTGGGGGAGCAGGGGTAACAGCATCCTTCTGTTGTGTTCTCTGGTGCTCCAAGCACGGAGCCACCACAGGCACAGGGGAGGTGCTGGAACATTGCTTGTTGAGTAGGTGAATGAGGAAAAGGGAGAAGGTGGTAAGAAGCTAGTCAGCTGGGCTCTGAAGAGCAGCAGTTTCAACGCTTTGGCCTGGTTTTTGTATAATTAGGATATTTAAAGATGTGTAATTCTGTACTGGGCCCACATCTTACCCAGATTCTTAGGGAATCTTAGGGAGCACCATTTGGTGGTGGTAGGTGTGATGATAAGAGGAATTAACACTGAGGTAACTGTTTACCTTATTTCAGGTAGCGTTCtaaatgctttcatttattaatttttcaatcttcttaattttactgaaaaagaaagtgaggcacagagaggttaactcTAGTTCTACAGCTGTTAAATGGCAGACCTGGCTTTGAAGTCAGACTCCGGAGTGCATGCTCTTAACAACATCAGGATGATCAGCTTGTCCTGCTGTGCCTGAGGTGTTCCTGGCATTAGAGCTGAACGTGTGGGGTCCCAGGAAAGTTTTCAGGCAAACCAGGCAGTTGatcattttactattatcactggTAACCTTGAAGATTAGAGAAGCCTCATaaattgtagggcttccctggtggctcagtggtaaagaatccacctaccaatgcaggaaacacaagagacttgggtttgatccctgtgtcaggaagatcccctggagtaggaaatgacaacccactccagtattcttccctgggaaatcccatggacagaggagcctggcgggtacagtccatggcgtcacgagtcagacatgacttagtgactaagcaacaataacaacataacTTGTAGAGCAGCCAGGAAGAAACATTCTTCCTTCTTAGAGGTTTGAATGTAGTGTCTCTGAAAATCAGTATTTATACTGGTGTTACTATAGCCACCCTCTGTATACTCAGAAGAGTACAGAGAAACATCCCGAAGTTCACAGGGAGCCCTCTATATAGGAATTGGATTTGGAATTCCAGGGCCCACCCTGGAATGTGTTTCTGGAACACTTAGAGCATTGTTTTAGACAGAATAACTCAGATTTGGGGAAGTGGACTTCTGTTGTGGTTGGGCCAGACAACCCTTGTGAGGAGGAGGTAAAAATCCTTAGGGGAGTTCTGTTGAAGATGGTCCAGTGGGGTGGAATTGAGAATCTGTGAGCGAAGGAGGTGAGAGGTGACCTGTGATAGAATAAAGGGGTGAGGAGGAAAATGCAACCTGGAGGAGCAGAGGCCAAGAAGATGTTCAGGGACCCGTGCTCCTTCTTCCCAAATGCCCCAGGGTGGTCCCTTGAGGGGGAGAAAAAGCTGGCATGGGCTGCCCACAACCCTTTCACAAGGGTGGTCTATCTCCATCATGTGAACTGTACTTTGCTCTTCTGTTTTTATCTTAAGATTGCTTAAGTAAACTAGTAAAAGAGCTTCTTTGACACTGGGCCCTAAAGCATCCAGGAGAAGAAAGATGGAATAACAATCTCCTCAAGGAGGGGCAGAAGGGATGGAAAAGATGGAAAGATGAGGAGATCAGTTTACTGTCTAATGAAGGTCTTAAAGGAGATAAAGAGATGTTTCTAGAGACAGATCAATCAGACTTAAGAACCAACTGGaagtggagagagacagaggaatcaAAAATCAtaaggtttctttttgttttttcagctaTGATGACTACATTGAAGCTGCTAAAACCTGAGGAAAGAGCAACAGGGTTGGGGTGTTGGGAGGTACAGTCAATAAACACATTTGGATGTTGTGAAAACTCACAAATGAAGAGATGTCCAGTCATCAACAACTGGAAATGAGAGTGGAGTGCTCAGATGAAGGATTGAAACTAGAGATGGGGATGATAATTTTATTAAGGGCATGAGATAGAATCCTGAGGGACAGACAGAATAACTGGtgtcagtgaaggagacataaagAGTAGAGAGATGGAGTG is a window encoding:
- the LOC102274896 gene encoding LOW QUALITY PROTEIN: olfactory receptor 52E8 (The sequence of the model RefSeq protein was modified relative to this genomic sequence to represent the inferred CDS: substituted 1 base at 1 genomic stop codon), with protein sequence MSEDGNTSTPNISYTNFFLVGFPGLSEWRPFLVLPLTFLYVTIISANALVIHTVAAQQSLHQPMYVLIALLLAVNICAATTVMPKMLEGFVHYANPISLHGCLAQMFFIYFTLLLDYNLLLAMALDRYVAICHPLRYSDLMTSHLLGVLAFFTLTRSLGVAVPLVVLTSRARFCRTAVIXHFTCEYIALLSIACGDLTFNNHLGLAMRLATVSFDLALLGTSYTRIIYAAFRISSGGARAKALHTCGSHLLVILTIYLSGLSTSIVFRVAKTVSQDVQNLLSAIYLLLPGTLNPVIYGVRTREIRQHIEKMLCGKEVAREVREKPERLQNTRVKGKLPG